Proteins encoded by one window of Simiduia curdlanivorans:
- a CDS encoding dUTP diphosphatase, producing MRAQLKTMLELQDSMNTKVNENWREQNFAWYRAIWVECAELMDHFGWKWWKKQVPDVEQVRLELIDIWHFGLSILLTKFSTQALMIDELEQGLKSTSGIQAIADDEMFRELLETFAEETIASKSFSVSTFAKLLTAADMSVDQLYCGYVGKNVLNFFRQDHGYKDGSYKKLWSGREDNEHLVEAVAELDANSATFADDLYQALLERYQNA from the coding sequence AAGGTCAATGAAAACTGGCGCGAGCAAAACTTTGCTTGGTATCGCGCCATCTGGGTAGAGTGCGCCGAGCTCATGGATCATTTCGGTTGGAAGTGGTGGAAAAAACAGGTGCCAGATGTGGAGCAGGTGCGACTTGAGCTGATCGATATTTGGCATTTTGGTTTGAGTATTTTACTGACAAAATTTTCCACCCAGGCGCTTATGATTGATGAGCTCGAGCAGGGGCTTAAGTCCACGTCGGGTATTCAAGCGATTGCCGATGACGAAATGTTTCGCGAATTACTCGAAACCTTTGCCGAAGAGACTATCGCTAGTAAAAGTTTTTCGGTTTCAACATTCGCTAAGCTCTTGACGGCTGCCGATATGAGTGTTGATCAACTCTACTGCGGTTATGTAGGCAAAAATGTCTTGAACTTCTTTCGTCAAGACCACGGCTACAAAGATGGCAGTTACAAGAAGCTTTGGTCGGGTAGGGAAGACAATGAACATCTAGTGGAGGCGGTGGCTGAACTCGATGCCAATAGCGCCACTTTCGCCGATGATCTATACCAAGCCTTGTTAGAAAGATATCAAAACGCCTGA